The nucleotide sequence ACAAATTAGACACCATGGTTCCAAGAGCAACTCCCATTGCGCCAACATAAGCTGAAACAGATCCTCCTCCAGGAGCAGGTGATTCACTGGCTGTTTCTTCAGCAAATTCTTTCAAATTCATATCTACCAGTTTTTTGGTAGTGCGGTCTTCAATTAAATATTCAATTATTTTTTCTTCAGCCTTGAATTCATACAAATCATCCAAACCCATCGATTTCACTGCGATTTTAATCAATTCACTATCTGAAACGCCTGTTGAGCGCTCTTGTTTTTTTAGATAATGTTTTCCTGCTGAAAGCAAAGTATGCAAGGGTACTAGGCCAACTAATTCAGCACCCGTTACACGCATTCCTCTTAATTGAGCCTTGTCGGAAACTTCATCAAAAGCGATGTGGATAGGTGTTTCATTAATATTTGTAATATTCATGGAAACCTGGGCAACTCCATATTCATCTATAAACCAACCAATTGCTTTGGTTCCTTTTAATGTTCCGGCTTCCCAGACAACATTCCCCTGATCGTCTATGATTTTTTTACCATTTGGAGTCCCATCATCAGTTTTTGCCCGTCCTTTTTCTCTTACATCAAAAGCAATTGCATTTGCTCTTCGGGTTGAAGTCGTATTCAAATTGTAGTTAATTGCTATTAAAAAATCGCGTGCACCAACTGCAGTTACACCTGTTTTTGGATTAAACTCTGCAGGACCAAAGTCAGGCTTCCATTCAGCTTTGCTCAGCTTATCAGCCAAACCTTCATACTCACCAGCTCTGCAATTTGCCAGATTTCTTCTATCAGGTTTTTGAGCTGCATTCTCATAACAATAAATACCGTACTTCAATTCTTCTCCAATGCGTTTGGCCAGTTTATGAGCATATTGCACCGTTTCTTCCATACTAATATTTGAAACAGGAACCAATGGGCAAACATCTGTTGCACCAAATCGAGGATGAGCTCCCTTATGCTTACTCATATCTATTAACTCAGATGCTTTTTTAACTGCATTAAATGCAGCTTCTAAAACGGCCTCAGGTTCACCAACAAATGTTACAACTGTGCGATTAGTAGCATGGCCAGGATCAACATCCAGCAAATTAACACCATCGATTTTTTCAATTTCATCTGTAATTTGCTTGATGATGCTGAGGTCTCTTCCCTCACTAAAATTTGGTACGCATTCAATCAGTTTCTTCATTATCTATTGTTTATTTGTTATTTCAATTCCGTTAAAATATTTTCCTTCAATAATCATACTTTCAATCACATGATTACCAAAATTATAGGGCATAAACTTAATCGAAGGAATTTGTTTTGTAATGATCAGATTGGCTTTTTTGCCAAGCTCAATACTTCCCATTTCATTTTCAATTTCCAATGCATGAGCTGCGTTAATGGTAATTGCATTCAGTGCTTCTTCAGGCATCATTTTCATTTTGATGCAAGCTAGCGACATGGAAAAATTCAAGTTACCTGATGGAGAACTTCCCGGATTATAATCAGAAGCAATGGAAACGCCTAATCCTGCATCAATCATTTTTCTGGCCGGAGGAAATTTCATGTTTAAATAAAATGAACAAGATGGCAATAATGTAGGGATGGTATTACTGTTCAGTAAGGATTTAATCCCTTTTTCACTGGTGTTTTCCAAATGATCCACCGAAATACTTCCAAATTTTATGGCTAAATCAAGTCCACCTAATTCATTCATCTGATCAACATGAAGTCGGGGTTTCAGACCTCTTGTCTTTGCTGCCGTTAATATTTGTGTTGCATCTTCCAGGTCATAAAAACCTTCTTCAATAAAAATATCGATATAATCTGCTAATTTTTCTTTTTCTATTACAGGAAGCATCTCATCAATAATCAAACTTATGTATGCTTTTTTATTGCTTTTATATTCTTTAGGAACTGCATGTGCGCCAAGAAATGTTGCCTTTATTGGGATTGGGCTAATTTCTTTAAGTTTTTTGATAACGCGAAGCATTTTCAATTCTCCACCTACAGATAAGCCATAGCCGCTTTTAATTTCCACAGCAGCAGTTCCCAGATTGATAATTTCATTCAATCGGGTTACTGCTGACTCTATAAGTTCTTCTTCGGATAGAGTGGCTAGCTTTTGAGCTGAATTCAAAATCCCACCTCCAGCAGCAGCTATTTCTTCATAACTGGCTCCTTTTAGTTTTAATTCAAATTCTTGCTCCCGACTTTCAGGAAAAACCAAATGTGTATGAGAATCGACATAAGCTGGCAATACAAAACAACCTGATAAATCCTTGGTTTCGTCAGCTATAATGCTTTTGCTTAAATGCTGCATTTCTCCAAAGGCCGCTATTTTCCCATTTTCAACTAATAAATAAGAATTCTCAAGTACAGGCAGGTTGAGCATTTCTTTTCCAGCCTTAAAAGACATTGGGTTCATGCTATATTGAACCAATCCTTTGATATTTGTGAATAATATGCTCATAATTGTTTTTCTGTCAGCTTGAATTAAAAGTCAAAAATAGAAACAAACCTATATCATTGGAATAATATTTAAATGAATTATAAAATATAGGCTATTTCTTTCATATCAAATGACTTCAACTCAGCATGGGTTTCCACTACTAATTTACCATATTCATCAACTCCTCGAATGATTCCATCAAAACACTTTTGTTGACTTGAAAACTCAGCACTTAAATTATATTTATAGAGTTGACTTTCATAGTTTGCTTTAATCTCTTCAAATCTTCCTTCAATCAATAAATGATACTTATGAAGAATAAATTCGACCAATTTTTCTCTAACAAAGGTAAGATCAATCTCTTTTTTCAATACATGCTGCATTGATATCGGATTAGGAAGGCTATTGGAAAATGACATTTGGTTAACATTTAATCCTATTCCAATAATACTTGAACTTATTCCATGCTGATTCAAGTCATTTTGAATTAAAATTCCGGCCACTTTCCGGGCATTAATGTATATATCATTTGGCCATTTGATTTTGACATTTTCTATTCCAAATGCAGTATGCAAACAATCTGCAATTCCTAAACTAGCTATCATGCTAATAAAAAAATACTTTTCAGCCATTAAAAACTCAGGCTTCAGAATAATCGACATTAATATATTCTTCCCTTTCTCACTCTCCCAAACAGCTTTTGATTGTCCTTTCCCATGACTTTGGAAAGCTGCACTGATAATCATCCCATTTTCTGCCCCAGAATTTTCAATTAATTCTCTTGCATAATCATTCGTGGAATTCAATTCATCTATTTCAATCAATTTCAATTGCATTTGCTATTCATTAGATTGTTCAAAAATCGAAAATAATCCCCATAAATCATGAAAATATACCATATTTGCACTCCAATACAAATCCATTTCAAGTCAAAAATTGTAGGATGTTAAAAATAGGCGTTCTGGGAGCAGGACATTTAGGTAAAATACATATCAAGCAAATCAAGGAAATTCCTGAATTTCAGTTAATCGGATTCTATGATCCTGATACTGAAAAAGCTCAATCTGCCAGC is from Bacteroidota bacterium and encodes:
- the ftcD gene encoding glutamate formimidoyltransferase, producing MKKLIECVPNFSEGRDLSIIKQITDEIEKIDGVNLLDVDPGHATNRTVVTFVGEPEAVLEAAFNAVKKASELIDMSKHKGAHPRFGATDVCPLVPVSNISMEETVQYAHKLAKRIGEELKYGIYCYENAAQKPDRRNLANCRAGEYEGLADKLSKAEWKPDFGPAEFNPKTGVTAVGARDFLIAINYNLNTTSTRRANAIAFDVREKGRAKTDDGTPNGKKIIDDQGNVVWEAGTLKGTKAIGWFIDEYGVAQVSMNITNINETPIHIAFDEVSDKAQLRGMRVTGAELVGLVPLHTLLSAGKHYLKKQERSTGVSDSELIKIAVKSMGLDDLYEFKAEEKIIEYLIEDRTTKKLVDMNLKEFAEETASESPAPGGGSVSAYVGAMGVALGTMVSNLSAHKRGWDDRWEEFSIWADKGQEFMKKLVAFVDEDTQAFNKIMDAFKLPNGNDAEKAIRKQAIQIATKYAIEVPFTVMETAFSSMQVILAMAKSGNPNSASDAGVGALCACMAVKGAYLNVKINSADLDDKDYVKEILEKGSEIIEKSELLEKEILSIVEHNILH
- a CDS encoding imidazolonepropionase, whose protein sequence is MSILFTNIKGLVQYSMNPMSFKAGKEMLNLPVLENSYLLVENGKIAAFGEMQHLSKSIIADETKDLSGCFVLPAYVDSHTHLVFPESREQEFELKLKGASYEEIAAAGGGILNSAQKLATLSEEELIESAVTRLNEIINLGTAAVEIKSGYGLSVGGELKMLRVIKKLKEISPIPIKATFLGAHAVPKEYKSNKKAYISLIIDEMLPVIEKEKLADYIDIFIEEGFYDLEDATQILTAAKTRGLKPRLHVDQMNELGGLDLAIKFGSISVDHLENTSEKGIKSLLNSNTIPTLLPSCSFYLNMKFPPARKMIDAGLGVSIASDYNPGSSPSGNLNFSMSLACIKMKMMPEEALNAITINAAHALEIENEMGSIELGKKANLIITKQIPSIKFMPYNFGNHVIESMIIEGKYFNGIEITNKQ
- a CDS encoding biotin--[acetyl-CoA-carboxylase] ligase, with protein sequence MQLKLIEIDELNSTNDYARELIENSGAENGMIISAAFQSHGKGQSKAVWESEKGKNILMSIILKPEFLMAEKYFFISMIASLGIADCLHTAFGIENVKIKWPNDIYINARKVAGILIQNDLNQHGISSSIIGIGLNVNQMSFSNSLPNPISMQHVLKKEIDLTFVREKLVEFILHKYHLLIEGRFEEIKANYESQLYKYNLSAEFSSQQKCFDGIIRGVDEYGKLVVETHAELKSFDMKEIAYIL